In Pseudorasbora parva isolate DD20220531a chromosome 20, ASM2467924v1, whole genome shotgun sequence, a single window of DNA contains:
- the mkrn1 gene encoding probable E3 ubiquitin-protein ligase makorin-1, producing the protein MAEAAAASTAAPAVIGGWTKHVPCRYFMHGLCKEGDNCRYLHDLSSCKPTMICKFFQKGCCAFGDRCRYEHTKPAKQDEVPSSKPSVPLTAAPLAGTPDPVSDGPGGTTDAQEKPQGSGAVDWVNAAEFVPGQPYCGRAEPVPFEGPGPLIEEEYEKDQANKELKKQLCPYAAVGECRYGLNCAYLHGDVCDMCGLQVLHPSDTSQRSQHIKACIEAHEKDMEISFAIQRSKDMMCGVCMEVVFEKTNPSERRFGILSNCSHCYCLKCIRKWRSAKQFESKIIKSCPECRITSNFVIPSEYWVEDKDEKQQLIQKYKDGMRSKSCRYFDEGRGTCPFGANCFYKHAFPDGRLEEPQPQRRQTGSNGRNRNSRRTPLWDLFDERENSDNEDEEMVTFELSEMLLMLLAAGTDDDVTDSEDEWDLFHEELDDYYELYL; encoded by the exons ATGGCGGAGGCAGCGGCAGCGTCAACAGCGGCTCCAGCAGTTATCGGAGGCTGGACGAAGCACGTACCCTGCAG GTATTTCATGCACGGCCTTTGCAAAGAGGGTGACAACTGTCGATATTTACACGACCTCAGTAGCTGCAAGCCAACCATGATCTGCAAGTTCTTTCAAAAGGGATGCTGTGCTTTCGGGGACCGTTGCAG GTATGAACATACCAAACCTGCCAAGCAAGACGAAGTCCCTAGTTCTAAGCCGTCGGTGCCGCTGACCGCTGCTCCCCTTGCTGGCACTCCTGATCCCGTTTCTGATGGGCCAGGTGGCACGACCGACGCCCAGGAGAAGCCCCAAGGCTCGGGGGCAGTGGACTGGGTCAATGCTGCCGAGTTCGTGCCAGGGCAGCCCTACTGTGGGAGGG CTGAACCAGTGCCGTTTGAGGGGCCTGGTCCTCTCATCGAAGAAGAGTATGAGAAAGACCAAGCTAACAAAGAACTGAAGAAACAGCTTTGCCCATACGCCGCTGTTGGCGAATGTCGCTACGGCCTCAACTGTGCCTACCTCCACGGCGACGTTTGCGACATGTGCGGCCTACAGGTGCTCCACCCTTCCGACACCTCTCAGCGCTCGCAACACATCAAG GCCTGCATCGAGGCTCACGAGAAGGACATGGAAATCTCATTTGCCATCCAGCGTAGTAAGGACATGATGTGTGGCGTGTGCATGGAGGTGGTGTTTGAGAAAACCAACCCCAGCGAACGCCGTTTTGGCATCCTCTCCAACTGCAGCCACTGCTACTGCCTCAAGTGCATCAGGAAATGGCGGAGCGCCAAGCAGTTCGAGAGCAAGATCATAAA GTCCTGCCCAGAGTGTCGAATCACATCAAACTTTGTCATACCAAGTGAATACTGGGTGGAGGACAAGGATGAGAAGCAGCAACTCATTCAGAAGTACAAGGATGGCATGCG GAGTAAATCTTGCCGATATTTTGATGAAGGCCGCGGGACCTGTCCATTTGGAGCCAACTGCTTTTACAAGCATGCTTTTCCTGATGGCCGCCTGGAAGAGCCTCAACCTCAACGGAGACAGACGGGCTCCAATGGAAGAAACCGG AACTCCAGACGGACGCCACTCTGGGATCTTTTCGACGAGCGGGAGAACAGCGACAACGAAGACGAGGAGATGGTGACGTTCGAGCTCAGCGAGATGCTCCTCATGCTTCTGGCTGCCGGAACCGACGATGACGTCACCGACTCCGAAGATGAGTGGGATTTGTTCCACGAAGAGCTGGACGATTACTATGAGCTGTACCTATAG
- the tmem121b gene encoding transmembrane protein 121B, with protein sequence MTAEIIKDISQPDSPVSSAPENGQLLFIRSVASRRDTQTTSGSANLEEGSSQPLVSSATAQPQSYTMTSSEFMQSTPLFVQRSKKNLFYKILCFLVLVLQGGMLDFYLIIFTDLYWCSWIATDLVVISGWAIFFMKNARSKRERACGFHQKSSIFGCNLGEFTFAYLAWLIYVIASTPKVVLVLETSILDLIALKVPFGITGFKITMLLCAPLLYCLINSIIEDPNGATRFHSQGCFMSTCLDILDSFTLVELILKNEIANIYLRYTVVTVYFIALGVPVIWLYELTASEMNCRWIWARFFTGVLLNAPLLVVRCFLVFVYKMPISVFMFKNIFFLGCKCLELVEQCASLRGVRRFARGRGANTAQFSHCVSENDMCPHGYVNTLAVNTQS encoded by the coding sequence ATGACTGCTGAAATCATAAAAGACATCTCCCAGCCCGACTCACCTGTCTCCTCAGCACCAGAAAACGGACAGCTGTTGTTCATCCGAAGCGTCGCGTCCAGGAGGGACACGCAGACCACCAGCGGCAGTGCCAACCTCGAGGAGGGCAGCTCCCAGCCCCTGGTCTCCTCTGCCACAGCTCAGCCTCAGTCTTACACCATGACATCGAGCGAATTCATGCAGTCCACACCTCTGTTCGTGCAGAGGTCCAAGAAGAACCTGTTTTATAAGATCCTGTGCTTCCTCGTGCTCGTTCTGCAAGGAGGCATGTTGGATTTCTACCTCATCATCTTCACTGATCTCTACTGGTGCTCGTGGATAGCCACGGATTTGGTGGTTATATCGGGATGGGCGATCTTCTTTATGAAAAACGCCAGGAGCAAGCGAGAACGCGCCTGTGGTTTCCACCAGAAGAGCTCCATCTTCGGGTGCAACCTCGGCGAGTTCACCTTCGCGTACTTGGCATGGCTTATCTACGTGATCGCGTCCACCCCGAAAGTGGTGCTCGTTCTGGAAACGTCCATCCTGGATCTTATTGCCCTGAAGGTGCCATTTGGCATCACTGGGTTCAAAATAACCATGTTGCTCTGCGCGCCTTTGCTTTACTGCCTCATCAACTCCATCATTGAAGACCCTAATGGTGCCACGCGCTTTCACTCTCAAGGCTGCTTCATGAGCACCTGCTTAGACATCCTAGATAGCTTCACGCTGGTGGAACTGATCCTGAAAAATGAAATCGCCAACATATACCTTAGGTACACGGTCGTGACCGTGTATTTCATCGCATTGGGCGTTCCGGTTATTTGGCTTTACGAGTTGACGGCCTCAGAGATGAACTGTCGCTGGATTTGGGCGAGGTTCTTCACCGGCGTGCTGCTCAACGCACCGCTGTTGGTGGTCAGATGTTTCCTCGTGTTTGTTTACAAAATGCCCATATCGGTTTTCATGTTCAAGAACATCTTCTTCTTGGGGTGCAAGTGCCTGGAGCTGGTTGAACAGTGCGCGTCCTTACGAGGTGTCCGGAGGTTTGCACGTGGACGTGGGGCTAACACAGCCCAGTTCTCCCATTGCGTTTCTGAAAACGACATGTGTCCTCACGGCTATGTGAACACGCTGGCTGTCAATACTCAGTCGTAG
- the il17ra1a gene encoding interleukin 17 receptor A1a, which produces MNFLYLKGVVFFTFIPVVLNLALMDDGLSLNCTQTEVQCKAEFNNCLYKGWLIPSDFTPSGPDDLRVYVDVRRNMKDDLEPVIVAEWKAKDDGSIRYLNGTELSVVESSTNQNLCVHFNFLQVFKAMRTAGKKWSFSLDKVVVEPGSKYVVTVSNLPKPNLQHTSYNVNRTIDVPDCDDPLMRKAKICFERGDTWQPNITLGRTTGLTGKDILYVAFTPGENADKYNIFVTCGRDKKMKTLYKESKTLLNETYELDNWQRTCCKFDVQIQPYFQKCANDCRRKNRSFNICSPVPIPTTCPVLWIVCGVGLCLLICGIGVFAIYLCFRKQRMNGEDNEKPVEPLEPPVLPGPRSILIIYSRDHPLYTDIVLKLCAFLRAKCGTEVVLDLLDTTWLGTIGRLQWIEQKKRHIEQSSNKILVLCSRGVQAKWGAICGEPPVLLREDVRSPVGDMLTLALQLITPDMQRPGSYGKYLVAYFDDVCSERDVPSMFDIAVKYKLMKHFEELYFRILDVEKYQQGTVHCIEGIGKHEYFKCPSGEALRNAIEAFQLHQMENPDWFEKECVSSEEEVRGEVDPLLEVPMQPIYELVPVYNNGLPILVKEVDIRQDTQSVCAVIPQIHENPEESSMMIINPRVHPDNSEVLSYYPAVVHPLEIPSVTPVEPQIHPYLLAEPVPVETSHPPIVFPMGEPSDNYLKDSRMRFLPAPPPSMEDSYHLYGAIDMSQPMEMEESEMEGGFETRPSRGSDQGYGSRYSTVREESKSQEDLTSLAKLQMELFLNSPMSLGFCNQT; this is translated from the exons ATGAATTTCTTGTACCTGAAAGGTGTTGTGTTTTTTACCTTCATACCTGTAGTGCTTAATCTCGCACTTATGGATGATGGGCTCTCTCTGAACTGTACACAAACG GAAGTACAATGCAAAGCAGAGTTTA ATAATTGCTTGTATAAAGGATGGCTCATTCCTTCAGATTTCACTCCAAGTGGCCCCGATGATTTAAGAGTGTATGTTGATGTGAGAAGAAATATGAAAGATGATTTGGAGCCAGTGATTGTTGCAGAATGGAAAGCAAAGGATGACG gaAGCATAAGATATTTGAATGGAACAGAGCTTAGTGTGGTGGAATCGTCCACCAATCAAAATCTGTGTGTTCATTTCAATTTCCTCCAGGTGTTTAAGGCCATGAGAACTGCTGGTAAAAAG TGGTCTTTTTCTCTGGATAAAGTTGTGGTAGAACCAGGCAGTAAATATGTAGTGACTGTTTCCAACCTTCCCAAGCCAAATTTGCAACACACCAGTTACAATGTCAACAGAACAATTGATGTTCCAG ATTGTGACGATCCTTTGATGCGAAAGGCCAAAATATGTTTTGAGAGAG GGGATACATGGCAACCCAATATTACTTTAGGGAGGACTACGGGTCTAACTGGCAAGGATATTCTATATGTTGCATTTACTCCTGGAGAGAATGCAGACAAATACAACATTTTTGTGACATGCGGGAGGGACAAAAAAATGAAGACTCTTTATAAA gagAGCAAGACATTACTAAATGAGACATATGAACTGGATAACTGGCAACGTACATGCTGCAAATTCGACGTTCAG aTCCAGCCATATTTTCAGAAGTGTGCCAACGACTGTCGTCGAAAGAACCGTAGTTTTAACATATGTAGTCCTG TACCAATACCCACTACTTGCCCAGTACTTTGGATCGTTTGTGGTGTTGGATTATGCCTCCTAATTTGTGGCATTGGTGTTTTTGCCATTTATTTGTGCTTCAGGAAACAGAGAATGAATG gtGAAGATAATGAAAAGCCAGTGGAACCTTTAGAACCGCCAGTTCTACCCGGCCCGAGATCCATATTGATCATCTACTCCAGAGATCATCCCCTTTACACAGACATAGTGCTGAAACTTTGTGCCTTCCTGCGGGCTAAATGTGGTACTGAAGTTGTGCTGGACCTACTTGACACCACATGGCTTGGCACTATTGGCCGGCTGCAGTGGATTGAGCAAAAAAAGAGGCACATTGAACAGTCGTCAAACAAGATCTTGGTCCTCTGCTCCCGAGGAGTGCAAGCCAAGTGGGGGGCGATCTGCGGAGAGCCTCCCGTCCTCCTCCGTGAGGATGTGCGCTCTCCGGTTGGTGATATGCTGACTCTCGCCCTTCAGCTGATTACACCTGATATGCAGCGTCCGGGTTCCTACGGGAAGTATTTGGTGGCTTACTTTGACGATGTATGCAGTGAACGCGACGTGCCGTCTATGTTTGACATTGCGGTCAAATACAAGCTGATGAAGCATTTCGAGGAGCTCTACTTCCGTATCCTGGATGTGGAGAAGTATCAGCAAGGGACGGTGCACTGTATCGAAGGTATTGGGAAGCACGAGTACTTCAAATGCCCCTCGGGCGAAGCCTTGAGGAACGCGATCGAAGCTTTCCAGCTGCACCAAATGGAGAATCCGGACTGGTTTGAGAAAGAGTGCGTGAGCAGCGAGGAGGAAGTGAGGGGAGAAGTCGATCCACTTCTTGAGGTGCCCATGCAGCCAATATATGAATTAGTACCTGTGTATAACAACGGACTCCCAATCCTTGTGAAAGAGGTGGACATCCGTCAAGACACACAGAGTGTTTGTGCTGTAATCCCCCAAATTCATGAGAATCCTGAAGAGTCGTCCATGATGATTATTAATCCTAGAGTCCATCCAGATAACAGCGAAGTACTTTCCTATTATCCAGCAGTGGTACATCCTCTTGAAATACCCAGTGTGACACCAGTGGAGCCACAAATCCACCCGTATCTCCTTGCTGAACCAGTTCCAGTGGAAACATCACATCCTCCTATAGTGTTTCCAATGGGAGAACCGTCAGATAATTATCTGAAGGACAGCAGAATGCGCTTTTTACCAGCACCTCCACCCTCAATGGAGGACAGCTACCATTTGTATGGGGCGATAGACATGTCTCAGCCAATGGAGATGGAGGAAAGTGAAATGGAGGGAGGTTTTGAGACGAGACCATCCCGAGGGTCCGATCAGGGATATGGTTCCAGGTATTCCACAGTGAGAGAAGAGTCCAAGTCTCAGGAAGACCTTACCTCTCTAGCCAAGTTACAAATGGAACTTTTCCTGAACAGCCCCATGTCTTTAGGTTTCTGCAACCAAACCTGA
- the LOC137049116 gene encoding cyclin-dependent kinase 12-like produces MPTIFETEQTSEYSDELTAALAAGRWWAIMEVSDPLPEYPEENGDLLSGKCSGTQRAPVPVRATQGGSVATRYIQGASKPARSTQRGSMPARSPQGGYVATRSTQGASVATRSTQGASAPASSEKEGLTSSPAFTGASEKVQYSGFSTADQRRKWTSKKPQGAPVPAGSRQEPQLPLRSQQRGKLGIPECLIKHLKEASLGSTKPAKPLQWAPVAFSSSPYRAPISEQIVERRPKPKIPEELRSELKEAPVPTRSNQGAPVPARSTQEAPFKTPMPNKPLRAPLAPMPGKFLDRPKQELLQQNPLAPSLKLEPVSCTSDINTSSECVQVTDPELRSKELLRQRLQNAPALVSASSLRIPRQLREKWRVMSEQDQKQKNNQNEVSVPAKAPQQPPGSLQGTPSCNTGAPATQQTLCVEFHNYQAPQIKKKRTLKKRTLSSTQPRTQLTLKRALDNAGVDQSPPPKKQRMATDLKDKQSNPGGTDQIDNLLASQNEGYPHLAQVRTLLFHVLAGDERDLQR; encoded by the exons ATGCCCACAATTTTTGAGACAGAGCAGACATCTGAATACTCAGATGAGCTGACGGCGGCCCTTGCTGCAGGGCGTTGGTGGGCAATTATGGAGGTTTCGGATCCCCTCCCTGAGTATCCCGAGGAGAATGGGGACCTCCTTTCAGGCAAGTGTTCGGGAACACAGAGAGCACCTGTGCCCGTCAGGGCCACACAGGGAGGATCTGTGGCCACCAGGTATATACAGGGAGCATCTAAGCCCGCCAGGTCAACACAGAGAGGATCTATGCCCGCTAGGTCCCCACAGGGAGGATATGTGGCCACCAGGTCCACACAGGGAGCATCTGTGGCCACCAGGTCCACACAGGGAGCATCTGCACCAGCCAGTTCTGAGAAGGAGGGCCTCACCTCATCCCCTGCCTTCACTGGTGCATCTGAGAAAGTCCAGTACTCAGGTTTCAGTACCGCAGATCAGAGAAGAAAGTGGACTTCGAAAAAGCCACAGGGAGCACCTGTGCCTGCTGGGTCTCGCCAGGAGCCACAACTGCCCTTGAGGTCCCAACAAAGAGGGAAACTCGGGATCCCTGAGTGCctaattaaacatttgaaagaGGCCTCTTTAGGATCCACCAAGCCTGCCAAGCCTCTGCAGTGGGCACCTGTAGCCTTCTCAAGCTCCCCATATAGAGCACCCATTTCAGAACAGATTGTAGAGCGCAGGCCAAAACCAAAGATCCCTGAAGAATTAAGATCTGAGCTGAAGGAAGCACCTGTGCCCACCAGGTCCAACCAGGGAGCACCTGTGCCAGCCAGATCTACACAGGAAGCACCTTTTAAAACACCTATGCCCAACAAGCCTCTAAGGGCACCTTTGGCTCCCATGCCAGGCAAGTTTTTAGACAGACCTAAACAGGAGCTGCTGCAACAGAACCCTCTAGCCCCTTCCCTGAAGTTAGAGCCTGTCTCTTGCACATCAGATATTAACACGAGCTCCGAGTGCGTACAAGTCACAGACCCTGAGCTGCGGAGCAAAGAGCTGCTAAGGCAGCGTCTACAAAATGCCCCAGCACTTGTGTCTGCCTCAAGCCTCCGAATCCCTAGGCAGCTGAGGGAGAAGTGGAGGGTAATGTCGGAGCAGGATCAAAAGCAAAAGAATAACCAAAATGAAGTGTCTGTTCCTGCCAAGGCCCCACAGCAACCACCTGGGTCTCTCCAGGGAACGCCCAGTTGCAACACAGGAGCTCCT GCAACTCAACAAACATTATGTGTGGAATTTCACAATTATCAAGCTCCACAGATAAAGAAAAAGAGGACTCTGAAAAAGAGGACTCTGAGCAGCACTCAACCCAGGACCCAGCTGACCCTGAAAAGAGCATTG GACAATGCAGGTGTGGACCAGtcaccccccccaaaaaagcagCGCATGGCAACTGATTTAAAGGACAAGCAGTCGAATCCAGGCGGCACAGACCAAATAGataatttat TGGCATCACAGAATGAGGGCTACCCACACCTAGCCCAGGTGCGCACACTCCTGTTTCACGTGCTGGCCGGAGATGAGAGGGATCTTCAACGCTAA